A stretch of DNA from Agrobacterium cucumeris:
TCGGCGCCGCCACCCGTGCCGGATGCCGCCCCGCCAAAGACCTCGCTGCGCCCATCCCGCCAGTCGACTTGCAACACGCCGGAGGCAAGCCGCAGACTGGCCTTGTCGAAATGCAGGGCAATGGTTTCGGCACTTCCGGGAAAACTGGCCGTGCTTGCCATCAGCGAACCAACAGCGCCATTTTCGAAACGCAGCCCGGCAGAGACGAAATCCTCGGTCTCCATCCGATGAAACCGCGTCGTCGCCGCCATGGCCTGCACACGTGCCACCGGCCCGGCAAGGCTGAGCGCCAAGTCGATCGTATGGATCGCCTGCGATATCAAGACACCGCCGCCATCCCGCTCCCGCGTTCCGCGGCCCGGCTCGTCGTAATAGGCCTGTGCGCGCCACCACGGCACGGAAATTTCGCAGACGCCCAATGCACCGAGGGTGCCGCCCGCGACAAGTTCCTTCGCCTTGAGCGAAGCCGCGCGCATGCGGTGCTGGAAAACAATGCCAAGCGAGATACCAGCGCTTCGGCAGAAGGCAACCAATGCGGATGCTTCCGCCGTGTTACGGGCAACCGGCTTTTCAAGCAGGACATGTTTTCCGGCGCGGGCGAGCGGCTCCACCACGCTTGCGCGGGCATTTGGCGGCGTCACCACGATGGCGAAATCCACTCCGGGATCAGCCGCCACATCTTCAACGGAGCGATAGACTATGACCTCATGGCCCATCAGCGCGGAAGCTTCCTGCGCCAGACGGGCGGCCCGGCCGGAGCCGCCATCCACGATGCCCTTGAGATTGACTTTGTCAGGAGATGCAGCTGCGGCAAGTAAATGCGTTCTGGCGACCATTCCGGCACCCACAATGACACAAGTTTTGCCTGTTCGCATGATCGCGAGCCTCCCAACCCACGTTTGGTGGTTAAAGTGCATACCGGTATGCCGGTTGTCAATAAATTTGCATTCCGGTAAACAGGTTCATGAAAAATTGCCGGACGCAGGGGGGAAAATGCGAAAAGGCCTGACAACGGAATATCCGACTCCGGAAATGGAGCCGCTGGATCTGAACCGCCCGGCGGTGGACCAGATTTATGCCGCGCTGAAAGCGGCAATCCTTGACCGGCAGCTTGCGCCGGGTCAGGCCGTCTCGGAAAACGATATCGGCCAGCTTTTCAATTCCAGCCGCACGCCGGTTCGTGAAGCATTGAGCCGCCTGCGCGACGACGGCCTGATCGTCACCCTGCCGAGCCGGGGAACCTATGTCTCCAAGCTCTCTGAACTGCAGATCAGAAGTGCGCAGTTCATTCGCGAGGCGCTGGAAGTGGCGGCCATACGCAGGCTTTGCCAGATGGACCTGTCGGGGCGGGCCATGCGCGACATCGAACAGGCTCTGGCTGCGCAGCGCCAGGCGATGACCGACGGTGACCGAAAGGCGTTCCGCCTGCATGACGACCAGTTTCACAGCGCGCTGGCGGCCGCCACCGGCCTCGATCGTCTGGAAACCTTGCTGATGCGGGAAAAAGCCGCTCTCGACCGGTTAAGGGTGCTCGCCATCACCGACGAGGCGCATATGGCCCGCCTGCTTTCCGAACACGAGGCCGTTTATGACGCGGTCAAGGCGAAGGACGAGGACCGTGCGGTGGAATGGCTGCGCCAGCATCTGCGCCGCGTCCTTGGCATCCTGTCGCAAATCTACGAGGCCCATCGCGAATATTTCGAATAGGCCAGCAAGATACGTCGAATATCAGCCCCAGTGAAATGAGAGTGCCATGGCAAAAATGATGCTGAATATGGAACGAGCGGAACTCGTCTGCGATGTGATCGGCACTCTTTCGGAATCACCCGTATGGGACGAACGGCGGCAGACGCTTTTCTGGTGCGATATCATGGAAAAGAAGCTCCATTCCATCGTGCCCTCGAGCGGCAAACACTGGACACGCGCACTTCCAGACACGGTCTCCTGTCTCGGCCTTTGTGAAAGCGGCAAGCTGATCGTTGCCTGCGGCATGCAGATTCTGCTGGTGGACCCGGAAAACGACACGATTGAGACGCTTGCCACCATTCCCGCACCCGACGACCTGCCCTGCCGGCTGAATGACGGGCGTGTTGGTCCCGATGGCGCCTTCTGGCTTGGCACGATGGACGCCGGTGCCTTCAACGATATTCGGCCGATGGGGCAATTATGGCGGGCCACGGCGACGGACATTCGCTGTACCGAAACGGGGCTGACCTGTCCCAACGGCCTTGCGTTTTCCGCCGATGGCACGGTGATGTGGCACAGCGATTCCGTGCAGCGCTGGATCCGCCGACGGCATTTCGACCGGCGAACCGGTCTCTTCGACGAAGGCCGGATCATCGCCAGGCCGACAAAGGAAGACGGACGCCCGGACGGTGGATGCGTGGATGGCGACGGCCGCTATTGGAGCGCCGGCGTTTCCGCCGGCGTGCTGAACATTCACGGCGATGACGGCACGCTGCTGGAAAAAATCCCGATGCCGGTGCCGCACCCCACAATGTCCTGTTTCGGCGGCCCGGATTTCCGGACACTTTTCGTCACCTCACACCGCAACAACATGGACGAAGAGACCCGCACGCGTTTTCCGCGCTCGGGCGGCGTATGGGCCATTCCGGCCAATGTTGAGGGTTTTCCGGCCTTCCGCTTTGCGGATGGAGCTTGAGCCGGCCGCTGCCTTTCCGAAAATCTAATCCTCCCGGAAGGCGCGGCTGATCTGGTCCGTCAGCGGTTTGGCGATATAGGAGAGCGCCGTGCGCTCGCTGGTCTGGATGAAAGCCTCTGCCGGCATGCCCGGCACCAGCGGCGCGTTGTTCAGCTTTTCCCGCTCTGTGACCGGCACGGAAATCCGCGCCAGATAATAGGAGAGACCGGTGCGCTGATCGGTGGTGATATCCGCCGCGATGCGGCTGATATGGCCTTCCAGTTCCGGCGTGACGCGCTGGTTGAAGGCGGTCATGCGCAGCATGGCCTTTTGCCCCACCTGCAACTGGTCGATATCTTTCGGCACGATCTGCACCTCGAGCGCCAGCTCGTCTCCGTCGGGTACAATAAGCATGATCGGGTCAGCCGGCGTTACCACCCCGCCGACGGTGTGCACGGCCATTTCATGCACCATGCCGGATTGCGGCGCGATGATATCGATGCGTTTCAATTCATCTTCGGCGGCGACCTTGCGCTCGACAAATTCGCCCATCTGGGCCTGTATCTCACGCAGCTCCCGCCCGACTTCGGTGCGCAATTCCTGATCGATCTGCAGAATTTGCAGCTTCGTTTCAGTAATCCGGCCGGCTGTCTGCGCCTGATAGGCAATTTTTTCGCCACGCTCGCCGCCAAATGTCGCGGCCTGCGTCTGCAGGCTGTTCAGCCGCTGCACGGACACGACGCCCTGTTCCCGCAGGGATTTCTGCGAGGTGATTTCAGCCTGTAAAACCGCAAGGCCGTTATCATAGGCAACTTCCTGCGCCTTCAGGCCTTCGATTTCATGCTCGAACTGGGTAATTCGTTCGGAAAGCTGCGCTTTTCGACCCTCACGATAGGACTTGCGGAACTCGAACAGCTTGGTTTCGCTACGCATGGAGGAAGCGACATCGGGATCGTCCCTGCGTACCACCAGAGCCTGCGGGAAGACCAGTTCGGGCATATCGTCCCGCTCGGCTTCCAGCCTCGCCATGCGCGCATTCAGTTCATCCAGCCGTTTGGTGACGATGGCGAGATTGGCGCGGGTCTGGGTCGCATCGAGACGCATGACGACATCTCCGGCCTTCACCCTGTCGCCTTCATTCACCAGAATTTCGCCGACGACGCCACCGCTCGGGTGCTGCACTTTCTTGCTGTAGGAATCCACCACCAGATGACCGGAGGCGACGACGGCACCGGCAAGATTGGTCGTCGCAGCCCAGCCGCCGACACCGGCCAGCAACGCAACACCTGCGGCAAGACCGGCGAGCAGATGTGTGCGGATGGAACGCGACACATGGGTGCGTTGATCAATGTTTGACATCCGCATCTCCTTCCTGGCTGTTCTCTTCCCGGGCATCGTCCAGCGCCACTGGCTGGGCCTGAGCATTGGCCACGACACGCAACGGCGAGATCGTCTGGGCGGATGCGGCGTATCCCTTGGGAGCCTGCCCTTTTTGAGCCTGCCCCTGGGGAACACGCAGCACCTTCGAGAGCACCTCGTCGCGCGGGCCGAAAGCCTTCATCCGCCCCTCTTCCATCATCAGAATGAAATCGACGACGCCGATGGCGCTCGGTCGGTGGGCGACGACGACGGCAATACCGTTGCGCGCCTTGACCGACGCAATCGCCTTGACCACGGCGGCTTCGCCTTCCGCATCGAGATTGGCGTTCGGCTCGTCCAGCACCACGATGAAGGGATCGCCGTAAAGCGCGCGGGCAAGCCCGATACGCTGGCGCTGCCCGGCAGAAAGCGCAGAGCCTGCCTCGCCGATATCGCTGTCATAGCCCTTTTCGAAACGCAGGATCAGTTCATGCGCTCCGGCAGCTTTTGCCGCAGCGATAATCGCCTCGGGATCGGGATTGTCCTCGAAACGGGAGATATTTTCGCCGATCGTGCCGTCGAACAGCTCCACGCCCTGCGGCAGATAGCCGATGTGGCGGCCAAGGGCCTCGCGATCCCATTGATCGAAGCTCGCGCCATCCAGCCGCACCTTGCCGGCCGCCGGCATCCAGGCGCCGGTGAGAATACGTGACAGGGTAGATTTACCGGAGCCGGAGGGGCCGATTACCCCAAGCGCATTTCCGGCAGTGATGACAAAACCAAGGCCGGTCACAGTCGGCTTTCTCTCGCCCGGCGGGACAATGGTGGCGTTCTCTACCCGCAGTTCCTTTTCAGGTTTCGGCAGCGCCATGGCCGTGGCATTGGCCGGCATCTGCGCGAATAGCTCCCTCAGCCGCGCCCAGCTCTGCCGAGCGGCCACGAAGGACTTCCAGTTGGAAATGGCAAGATCGACGGGCGCCAATGCCCGGCCCATCATGATCGAGCTGGCAATCATCACGCCGCCCGAAGCCTCTTGGTTGATGACGAGCCACGCACCAACCGCAAGAATGGCCGATTGCAGCACGACCCGCAGCGATTTCGCGATATTGCCAAGACCGCCGGCCACATCGCCCGCCTTGCGATTGGCGGCGAGATAGGCCTCGTTGGAGTTTTGCCAGCGTTTGCCGAGCCGGCCGGAAAGCCCCATGGCCTGCACAACCTCGGCATTGCGGCGCGAGGCCTCCAGCTGGCGATTGCGGGCCATGTTTTCGACCATCGTGTCGCGGATCGGTTTCTGGGAAAAGATGTTGGTCAGGATCGTCAGCGATATGAGCAGAATGGCGCCGGCAAGGGCCGTCACGCCGATCCAGAAATGAAACAGAAAACATATGCCGAGATAAAGCGGCATCCACGGCAGATCGAAAAAGGCGGTCGGCCCGGTGCCGGAGAGGAAGCCGCGCACATTGTCGAGATCGCGCAGCGGCTGTAACCCGTCGCCCGGCATGCGGTTGACGAGCGGCAGGCGCACGACGGCATCATGCACCCTGCCGGAATGGCGCATGTCGAAATCTTCGCCGATGCGGATCAGAACGCGGGCGCGGATGATATCAAGCAGGCACTGAAAACCGTAAAGGCCAAGCGCCAGAAGGGCGAGCCCGACCAGTGTCGGCAGGCTGCCGCTGGCCAGCACCCGGTCATAGACCTGCAGCATGAAGAGCGGCGAGGTGAGCGCCAGTATGTTGACCACGCCGCTGACGAGCGCGACACCGAGAAACGTACTTTTAAGGGGCGAAACAACCGCCGCAGTGAGGGACTGCGGCGGTGTCTGCTGGTGGTTTTGAAAGCCCACAGCCTGTTTTTCCTTTACGCGGCAAGCGCCGATGCGCTGGCGAAAATGAAGTCCGATGCGTCGAGTACGCTTGCATCGACACCGACGAGTGTGATCGAAACGGAGGCGTTGGAGTCGGATTCCACCACCGCATTGCCGTTGAGGTTGTACCAGAACAGGTCTGCGACCGAGGTCGAACCCCAACCGGATACGTCAAGCTTATCAGCACCATCCTGATAACCATAGGTGCCGGTTGGTCCAGCGGTTACGATATCGTTACCCCCGGAGAAGACGAATGTATCAGCGCCGGCAAAACCGGTCAGCGTGTTCGAAGATGCAGTATCTTCGATTACAGTGCCGGTAGCTGCGAAGTAGTCATAAAAACCGGCAAGCGAGCCAAAACGGGCAAGCTGGTAAACGGCGAGATCGAGCAGATCGCGGGCGCCGGCAAGCGAGTAAGCGCTGTCGGGATCGATCAGCAGTTCCTGCTGGCTGACGGCAATGCCGCTGGTGGACTGGCTGTAGCCGGTGCCGAGAACAATGCTGTCGACCGAACCCGTCAGGTTGCCCTGGGAGTATTGCAGAGCGCCGCTCATGACGATGCCCTTGCCGCCGTTGCTGCCATCACCCCACGCCTCATAGGTCGTGCTCGGGTTGATGGTGGTCGTGGCGAGAGAGCTGGTCTGAGCGTCGTAGAACGCACCATAGGTCGAACCGAAACCGCTCGTCCAACCGTTGAGGTAGCCGATCAGGTCGGAGGAAGACTGCGTCAGTTGAATTGTGGTAGCCATAGGTGTACTCCTTTACTGGCCAATATAGATACCTTCGTCCTGTGACGAAGGCGTTTCATCTCCGGGACGGGCTGCAACCCAACCCGGAGAATTTCTTCCGCGCCTCAGAACTTCACGTTCATCGTCGCGATGAAGGTACGGCCAGGCGCGGTGTAGGCGCTTGTTGCCGGAATATATTTGCGGTCCATCAGGTTGTTGACGGCGAAACGAAGTGTCGCCTTGTCATTGAAAGCGTAGGACCCATAGAGGTCGACCGTCGTGTAGGGATCGGTCACCTCACGCAGATTGCCCTCCGTATCGAGCGAGCGCGATTGTGTCGGTGTGACGTGGTTCAACCGTGCGCCGAGAGCGAATTTCTCTTCAAAGAAACGCATACCGCCATCGAGCGTGAGTTTCACCTTTGGCGCCACATCGCCGGGCCAGGCGACGATCTCGCCGCTCGTTGTTGTGGTGCCGTTGGAAAAAACCTGCGTTTTGTCCGGCCAGTCGGTCTTCAGCAACGTTGCCGAACCACCAAGCCAGAAGCTTCGCGCATCATAATTGCCCTCAAATTCAAGCCCGCGCATATAGGTCGTGCCGTCAAGATTGACGAAGCTGGTATAGGTGCGGTCGGGAACCTGATCGGTGACGAGATAACCGAGCGCGATGTAATCTTTCACCTCGCGGCGAAAGGCAGCCATTTTGATGCGCACGGAATCGTGGTCCAGCAACACGCCGTCGAAGCTCATATTCGCGCCGATTTCATAGGTCGTGGCTTTTTCGGCCCGGAGGGACTGGTTCGGGGCATACTCGTAACCAACGGAATCTCCGGGGCGAGCACCGGCGAAAAAAGCCTCGAGAATTGTTGGCGGGCGCAGGCTCTGGGAATAACTTACATAGGGCCGGAACCAGTCGAACGGCTTGAACTCTATCGTGGCGGAGGGCAGCCACGCACTGTATGTGCGGTCGATATCCATCTCATAAGCAGGATTTTCGACGACATTTTCGTAAGTGGTCGCCAGCGGACCTGTACCAGGCATGCAGTTCGCCGCAATGCCCGACCATAAGCGGCTAGTAAATCGAGCTTCGGTAATCGTCGTTCCCGGATTTTGCCCCAAGAACACGTTATTATAATATTGAGACGCCGTGTAATTGTTGCCTATCGGATCACAGGCTACCGTTATCGTCCGCCTATAGGAGTTTTCGCTGTAGTAAGTGGCGGATCCCTTCAGACGCGACCAATCATAACGCACCCCGCCACTTATCGTTATCCAGTCTGCCGGCTCAAGCTCTCCATTTAAGAACAGGCTGGCGACATCACGGCGACCGGGGGGGCTAAAGGCGGTGAAGCTGCTGGCATAGGCGGGATTTTTCGCGATCGCAGAACTCATGGCAGCCGACGAGGCTATATCCCGGAAGGCTTCAGCCCCATAATTAAGGCTGAGCGTGCCGACTTTGGTATCGAAACGGCTGGTGTTTTCCACGCTACCACCGAAGCTGCGCAAGCCCATGTCGAGTTCGGTTTCGGAGGCATAGGAACGCGCCGACCGCAGCTCATGCGTCATGTTATCGTTCAGCCATAGCGACGACTTGAAGTCGATGAGTTCGCTTTCCGGATCCCAGTCCAGCTTGGCCACGATGCTGTCGTTGCGTACACTTTCCCGGTCAACCTGCTCGGCCGCGCCCTGCACGAAATCATTCTGCTGATGCATCCATGACAATGAAGTCTGCACGTCCCCAAAATCGCCTTCTCCCTTGAAGAAGGTCGACCAGCCGTCCCGGCCGAGCAGGTCTTTCATTGTCAGTGCGGTGCTTCGGGCCTCACCTTTCGTTCCGATCTCGTATTCGTCCATGATCGTGC
This window harbors:
- a CDS encoding Gfo/Idh/MocA family protein, with product MRTGKTCVIVGAGMVARTHLLAAAASPDKVNLKGIVDGGSGRAARLAQEASALMGHEVIVYRSVEDVAADPGVDFAIVVTPPNARASVVEPLARAGKHVLLEKPVARNTAEASALVAFCRSAGISLGIVFQHRMRAASLKAKELVAGGTLGALGVCEISVPWWRAQAYYDEPGRGTRERDGGGVLISQAIHTIDLALSLAGPVARVQAMAATTRFHRMETEDFVSAGLRFENGAVGSLMASTASFPGSAETIALHFDKASLRLASGVLQVDWRDGRSEVFGGAASGTGGGADPMAFTHEWHQGIIEDFVDALVLEREPVVTGEAALLSHRLIDAIVKSAEGGKEVELRND
- a CDS encoding GntR family transcriptional regulator; translation: MRKGLTTEYPTPEMEPLDLNRPAVDQIYAALKAAILDRQLAPGQAVSENDIGQLFNSSRTPVREALSRLRDDGLIVTLPSRGTYVSKLSELQIRSAQFIREALEVAAIRRLCQMDLSGRAMRDIEQALAAQRQAMTDGDRKAFRLHDDQFHSALAAATGLDRLETLLMREKAALDRLRVLAITDEAHMARLLSEHEAVYDAVKAKDEDRAVEWLRQHLRRVLGILSQIYEAHREYFE
- a CDS encoding SMP-30/gluconolactonase/LRE family protein; amino-acid sequence: MAKMMLNMERAELVCDVIGTLSESPVWDERRQTLFWCDIMEKKLHSIVPSSGKHWTRALPDTVSCLGLCESGKLIVACGMQILLVDPENDTIETLATIPAPDDLPCRLNDGRVGPDGAFWLGTMDAGAFNDIRPMGQLWRATATDIRCTETGLTCPNGLAFSADGTVMWHSDSVQRWIRRRHFDRRTGLFDEGRIIARPTKEDGRPDGGCVDGDGRYWSAGVSAGVLNIHGDDGTLLEKIPMPVPHPTMSCFGGPDFRTLFVTSHRNNMDEETRTRFPRSGGVWAIPANVEGFPAFRFADGA
- a CDS encoding HlyD family type I secretion periplasmic adaptor subunit, which gives rise to MSNIDQRTHVSRSIRTHLLAGLAAGVALLAGVGGWAATTNLAGAVVASGHLVVDSYSKKVQHPSGGVVGEILVNEGDRVKAGDVVMRLDATQTRANLAIVTKRLDELNARMARLEAERDDMPELVFPQALVVRRDDPDVASSMRSETKLFEFRKSYREGRKAQLSERITQFEHEIEGLKAQEVAYDNGLAVLQAEITSQKSLREQGVVSVQRLNSLQTQAATFGGERGEKIAYQAQTAGRITETKLQILQIDQELRTEVGRELREIQAQMGEFVERKVAAEDELKRIDIIAPQSGMVHEMAVHTVGGVVTPADPIMLIVPDGDELALEVQIVPKDIDQLQVGQKAMLRMTAFNQRVTPELEGHISRIAADITTDQRTGLSYYLARISVPVTEREKLNNAPLVPGMPAEAFIQTSERTALSYIAKPLTDQISRAFRED
- a CDS encoding type I secretion system permease/ATPase; the protein is MGFQNHQQTPPQSLTAAVVSPLKSTFLGVALVSGVVNILALTSPLFMLQVYDRVLASGSLPTLVGLALLALGLYGFQCLLDIIRARVLIRIGEDFDMRHSGRVHDAVVRLPLVNRMPGDGLQPLRDLDNVRGFLSGTGPTAFFDLPWMPLYLGICFLFHFWIGVTALAGAILLISLTILTNIFSQKPIRDTMVENMARNRQLEASRRNAEVVQAMGLSGRLGKRWQNSNEAYLAANRKAGDVAGGLGNIAKSLRVVLQSAILAVGAWLVINQEASGGVMIASSIMMGRALAPVDLAISNWKSFVAARQSWARLRELFAQMPANATAMALPKPEKELRVENATIVPPGERKPTVTGLGFVITAGNALGVIGPSGSGKSTLSRILTGAWMPAAGKVRLDGASFDQWDREALGRHIGYLPQGVELFDGTIGENISRFEDNPDPEAIIAAAKAAGAHELILRFEKGYDSDIGEAGSALSAGQRQRIGLARALYGDPFIVVLDEPNANLDAEGEAAVVKAIASVKARNGIAVVVAHRPSAIGVVDFILMMEEGRMKAFGPRDEVLSKVLRVPQGQAQKGQAPKGYAASAQTISPLRVVANAQAQPVALDDAREENSQEGDADVKH
- a CDS encoding TonB-dependent receptor; this encodes MRLQIRTTGSQKKAGQRAHRAALLATTVVAVSISMPAFAQTATNTANGQRAGGEQGATRPFNIPAQSLSSVVGAFGRQSGLQVTLATPSAGNVRTNAVTGSFTVREALSRLLAGTGVNFRIAGNGRAVVIGTGQAAADLSGTEGTTVLEAITVTGKTGRNSIAGTGYQGTPDWVYETPASISIVSREAIQSAGVRNTRDVFNRVSGVYAGEGNGSFPTVSPNVRGLQESGRVVVSIDGARQNAQRGFSTGGASIYSANNGQAYVDTAFIRAVEVEKMTNATSGNAGSLGGKVEFRTIRAADLIPEGANKGGEVNISRGTNGYDFQGSVLAAVREPDGPLSFVAGYSRTIMDEYEIGTKGEARSTALTMKDLLGRDGWSTFFKGEGDFGDVQTSLSWMHQQNDFVQGAAEQVDRESVRNDSIVAKLDWDPESELIDFKSSLWLNDNMTHELRSARSYASETELDMGLRSFGGSVENTSRFDTKVGTLSLNYGAEAFRDIASSAAMSSAIAKNPAYASSFTAFSPPGRRDVASLFLNGELEPADWITISGGVRYDWSRLKGSATYYSENSYRRTITVACDPIGNNYTASQYYNNVFLGQNPGTTITEARFTSRLWSGIAANCMPGTGPLATTYENVVENPAYEMDIDRTYSAWLPSATIEFKPFDWFRPYVSYSQSLRPPTILEAFFAGARPGDSVGYEYAPNQSLRAEKATTYEIGANMSFDGVLLDHDSVRIKMAAFRREVKDYIALGYLVTDQVPDRTYTSFVNLDGTTYMRGLEFEGNYDARSFWLGGSATLLKTDWPDKTQVFSNGTTTTSGEIVAWPGDVAPKVKLTLDGGMRFFEEKFALGARLNHVTPTQSRSLDTEGNLREVTDPYTTVDLYGSYAFNDKATLRFAVNNLMDRKYIPATSAYTAPGRTFIATMNVKF